The segment TCTGGATGTTTTCagagaagaataattttttaaaatttaatttaattaatttatttttttgagacagagtctcactctgtcacccagcctggagtgcagcggtgtgatctcggctcactgccacctccatctcctgggttcaagcaattgtcctgcctcagcctcccgagtagctgagattatgagcacccaccaccatgcccagctaatttttgtatttttagtagagatgcagtttcaccaggttgaccaggctggtctcaaactcctgacctcaggtgatcctttgtCAGGGagccttgggcctcccaaagtgctgggattacaggcgtgagccaccacacccagcctcagggAAGAATCtgtaggaaaaggaaaacaaacaaacaaacaaacaaacaaacaaacaaacaaacaggaatcTTCTTTCATGCAGTAGAAAGGGAAAGAGCAGGACATGGCTGCAGAGAGGTTTTGGTGGGGCATTGGGAACCAGTGGGAAGAAATGCTTCTTGCATCTGATTATGGAGAAGGCCTTATGAAAACTAAATTAATCCATGAAAAGCAGGAGAAAGGACACGATTCAGCTAAAAAGATaataacaggccaggtgcagtggctcatgcctgtaatcccagcactttgggaggccgaggcaggcggatcacgaggtcaggagatcgagaccatcctggctaacatggtgaaaccccgtctctactaaaaatacaaaaaattagccaggcgtagtgatgggcgcctgtagtcccagctactcgggaggctgaggcaggagaatggcgtgaacccgggaggcgaagcttgcagtgagctaagatcacgccactgcactccagcctgggcaacagatcgagactctgtctcaaaaaaaaaaaaaaagataataagagTCTGCTTGAACTAGACTTATGCTTGTACATagacatttttttcaattttcaattttgCTCTTTTATTGTGGAATAATTTTGGGTGTACAGGAAAGTTACAAAGATAGTAGGGAGAATTCTCGTGTGCCCTTCACCTGGCTACCTCCACTGTGGGCAACTTACATAGCCATGTTGCATTGATGAAAACAGAGAATCACATTGGCGCATTCATTTTAactaaactcctgaccttatttGGGTTTCACTAGTTTTCCACTAATATGTTTTCTCGGTTTGAGGATCCTTCCAAGagaccacattacatttagttgtcaggTGTCTTCAGTGCTCCTTGGACTGTGATAGTGACTCAGTTTTTCCTTGGTTTTAATGACCTTGATATTTTTGAGgagtcaaatatttttaattgtttacattttattaattattacttTTATGAAAAGtggactttctttctttctttctttctttctttctttctttctttctttctttctttctttctttcttctctgtctctctttctttctttcttggcttgtcttagtctgttcctgCTGCCATAGAAAAATACCACAGATGGAGTGATTCATAAatgataaaagtttatttcttcatCCATCTCCAAAAGCTAGGAAGTCTGAAGCCAAGGTGCCGGCAGATTCACTGCTCTCTCTGCTTCCTTGTTGCTGTGCTTTCCAGAGGGgatgaatgctgtgtcctcaatTGGCAGAAGGGATGGGATGACCAGCCAGCTCTCTGAAGCTTCtttataaaggcattaatcccattcacaaggatGGAGTCCTCACGCCTAATCATCTCCCACTGTCACTTTGGGATTTAAGTTCCAACATGAATTTTTGGACGGATGCATACATTAAAAACTTAGCAGCCACCAATCCACCATCCTGGAGGCTCCAAGAGCTTCTCATGTGATTCACTCACGACTGCTGTGCACCTGCCAAATTCAGGATCTGCTCACCTGTAGCTGCACGgcccagggaggaagggagggtctATTCCTCTCTGCCCTCTTCCTAATTCCTTGGCTGTccgttctttccttccttccttccttccttccttccttccttccttccttcctttcttccctccctccttccttccctccctccttccttccctccctccttccttccctccctccttccttccctccctccctccttccttccttccttccttccttccttccttccttctcttccctccctccttccttccctccctccttccttccctccctccttccttccttccttccttccttccttccttccttccttccttccttccttctttcctcttccctccctccctgtcttcgttcctcccttccttctttccctctctccctccctcccctccctctctctctttttctttttttctattacacaagtttatttaacaaaaagtctaatatgaaaatgtacatgaCCTAATTTTTACATCATAGTAAAATGAGCTCTTTGGAGAGAGGACATGGATTTCTCTGCGGAACAGCCGTTGTTTATACTCATTCCAAGGcttctaacatttatttatttatttttgagacagagtttcactctgtcgcccaagctggagtgcagtggcacgattttggctcctgcaacctctgcctcctgggttgaagcgattctcctgcctcagcctcctgagtagctgggattacagacacccaccaccacgcccacctaatttttgtgttattggtaaagacggggtttcaccatgttggccaggctggtctagaactcctgaccaccagttatccacctgccttggcctcccaaagtgctgggattacaggcatgagacaccgcgcccggccaaggcttCTAACATGATGATACTATTTCCTCGTATTACCACCTTTCCAATATTGTTCTGTTGCCCACTAGTTGCCATctccatgcatccatctatcaCAAGATTCATAAAGGGCTCAAATCTCTGCAATATTCCTTGAACATGTCTGCCACCATTTAACTTCAATGATAACTTCTTGTCCATAAGTTTTTTCAACTTGAAAGAGTGAGCTTTGCTCATGGTGTCTACTCCACAGGCTCACAGATGCCTTGGAACagaatctctttctttcttcttaggagatggggtctccctatgttgcccatgctggcctcaaactcctgacctcaagcaatcctcctgcctcagcctcccaaagtgttgggattacaggtgtgagccacca is part of the Pan paniscus chromosome 13, NHGRI_mPanPan1-v2.0_pri, whole genome shotgun sequence genome and harbors:
- the LOC112439072 gene encoding small nuclear ribonucleoprotein G-like, with protein sequence MSKAHSFKLKKLMDKKLSLKLNGGRHVQGILQRFEPFMNLVIDGCMEMATSGQQNNIGKVVIRGNSIIMLEALAGRVNKCLEGELLRTGRSDKPLLVCRDSDTQQDWQDRISVCQCTFYPSVVWVRVCGQTPVANALL